The genomic segment TATTTTTACCCTGTATATTAAGTCTGAAAAATTTTCCTTCAATTCTTCATTGATAAATGTATCCTTTTCTAATTCTAAGCTTTCCATATCTATTACTTCTAATGCCTCTTTAGGTATATTATTTTCTATAAAATCTCTTGCTATTCTCTTTTGACTAAATACTTCTTTAAATGTGGTGTCGTGCTTATTGGTTATTTCTTTTTTCATTTTATCACCAACTTTTTAATCTTATCACTATTTAGTTTAAGAATCTTTTAAGTCTTTTATTTTTTCTATATCTAATTCTGTTATTTCTAATACCTCTTCTATTGATAGTCCCATCTTTAATAATTTTTTAGCCACCTCTATTTTACCTTCTAATTTACCTTCCCTATTCTTATATATATTATACCAAATGTACACAGTTATTAACAATTAGGGTTATATAAAAAGAACTAATCTTTTTAA from the Clostridiisalibacter paucivorans DSM 22131 genome contains:
- a CDS encoding Rpn family recombination-promoting nuclease/putative transposase, coding for MKKEITNKHDTTFKEVFSQKRIARDFIENNIPKEALEVIDMESLELEKDTFINEELKENFSDLIYRVKI